Within Enterobacter sp. RHBSTW-00175, the genomic segment CAAGGCTAACCGGCGCCCGTTTCCAGCTGTCGTTAAAGCCCGGCTCGGCGGCCTGCGCGGCAGCCAGACGCTGCGGGTAGTCATCGCGCATATGGCTCCACTCGGTTGAGAAGTTACGCCAGTCGCCCCAGCAGTCCGCACGCCAGCCTGCACCCCGGCGGCTGGCCCATGCCAGCGAGTCTCCGCCGCTGATGAGCATCACTTTCGGGGTTTTCGGGAAGCTATCAAAATGCATATCGACATAACGATTGAGCTGCGCGGGGGTGTATTTATCCATTAATTTCGGCACGTCAGGAAAATTGGAGTTATGCCATTCCCCCCATGAACCGACCATGCCGATGTCAATAAAGGCCAGCTCAGGGTTTCCGTCGTAGCGTTTGCCCATGGTGCCGATCAGTTTCTGTGCGTAGGCGATGAAGGTTGGGTCGCTGAGATCCGGCACGAAGGTTTTACCGTTTTCAACCCACTGTCCTTTAATGCCTTTGGCAATCAGCCAGGCGGGAATTTTTGAACCGGTTTGTGGTTCATCGAGCGCCATAAAGCGCAGGCCGACGTTCATCGCCGGCTGGTGTCTGGCGGCAACGGCAAAAGCGTTGTCGATGAGGGAAAAATTATAAACCCCTTCCTGTGGCTCCAGTTCGCTCCAGTAAAAACGCTCGTATTCAAAGCCGGTGTCGGGATACTGCGCAAGGGTGGGTTTTTGACCGTAACCGTCATGAAAACTGGCAACACCCATGCCCGGATTGGTCAACAGACCGTCGAAGGGCAGAGGTGAAACCACCGTGGTGACTGCACCCGCAGAACCTGAAGTCAGCAAGCCCGCCAGCAGC encodes:
- a CDS encoding DUF4832 domain-containing protein, with translation MPMSSLRKAPLFRALLLAGLLTSGSAGAVTTVVSPLPFDGLLTNPGMGVASFHDGYGQKPTLAQYPDTGFEYERFYWSELEPQEGVYNFSLIDNAFAVAARHQPAMNVGLRFMALDEPQTGSKIPAWLIAKGIKGQWVENGKTFVPDLSDPTFIAYAQKLIGTMGKRYDGNPELAFIDIGMVGSWGEWHNSNFPDVPKLMDKYTPAQLNRYVDMHFDSFPKTPKVMLISGGDSLAWASRRGAGWRADCWGDWRNFSTEWSHMRDDYPQRLAAAQAAEPGFNDSWKRAPVSLEICGYMTEWQTVQHYTREEVQATFDWAIQQHASTLNIKSRPIPTEYRDIVDKALLRIGYRYRVNKLTFDTPLLAGQPLTLTVNWRNDGVAPAYLAYPVQWRVVNAAGTTVLKQKTQDDIRRWLPGEIQSRVVLALPATLPAGNYSLQTAITDAQGAPRVQLANKGKTTDGWYQMATFAIR